The DNA window CCAAACAGTAACTTTCCCTTTGGAGACAAAGACATTCCCCCCAAAGGTGTGGTAATTGAAAACAACTGGTTAGGTATTACCCCAGATGAAAAAATGCCAGAGAAAACCTCAGCCTTTGGTATCTACGTTTTTAACAGCACCGGGACAACAATTCGCCGCAACCGTATTTCTTACCATGAAGGTAGTGCAATTATTACATCTGTGCGGGCTGAAAACACCTTAATGACAGAAAACATCATTGTTGGTAACGGTATAGCCGGAATGCCTGATGCTGTGAGGTTAGAAGGTGTAATTGCCAATTCCCAACTCCAAGGAAATTTAATTTGCGGTAACGATGGGGCTGGTGTTTATTTATTCAAGCCCACAGGTAACGTCAAAATTTATGATAACCGCATCACCTTTAACGGTAGACGTTTGCGCCGCGCCGCAGTTTACTTAATGGGGAACGAAAATCAAGTCAGCGATAACGAAATTCGCCACCAAACCGGGCCGGGAGTAGCAGTGACAGCATTTGGTACTTATGGTAGTGGTTTTGGGAGCGCGATCGCTAACATTATCCAAAATAATCAATTTAGCGACTTAGAAGGTTTAAGTATAGACCTCAACACCCAACAACAACTAAATATCAGCGACTTTCAACGAGGAGACGGCCCCAACCCCAAACGTAACAGTCCCAACCGCAGACTCGAAACAGCCAATGGCGCGATAAACGCACCAGAGTTTGCCAGTTCCCAGTTATTGCTAGTGAACGGTCAAGCCTTAATTAGCGGTCAAGCCGACCCTAACACTCAAGTGCAGATATATCGAGTTCAGGGAGAAGAGAAATATGGCCCCTTGAGTGAACCACTCACAACCTTGACTACTGATGAAAAAGGTAACTTTAGCGTTAGTTTAACAGGTTTGCGGTCTGGGGAGAGAATAAGTGCGATCGCTACCCATCTCAAATACGGTACATCCGAACCAGCCTATAACGCAGTCATCACAGACCCCTCTACAAAAAATAACTCACCTTCTCCCGTAAAAAATTCCCCACCGCCCAAATGTGTCAGCGCACCCCCACAACCTGAACCAACCCCACAACCCGAACCAAAACCAGAACCCATCCGGCTGAAAGTCCCACGTATCATTCACTTTGCCTTAGACAAAGACTTCATCAGCCAAGAAAGCAGCACAGTTCTTAACCAAGTTGCCCAAGTCTTACAACAATATCCCTTCATTGTCATTGAAATTGAAGGTCATACCGATATCCGCGCCAGTGATGCCTACAACTTAGACCTAGGCAAACGCCGCGCCATATCCGCCAGAAATTACCTACTAAAACAAGGCATTGCCGCCGAAAGAATGACCATTCGCTCAAGAGGCGAAAAACAACGCAGAACCTCCGGTAACACCGTCATCGATACAGCCAGAGATAGAAGAGTAGAAATAATTTTCAAAGATACCAGAGGGCTAGAAATCATCCTTGAAGAACAAGAGAAAGACTTACAAATAGAACCAACTTCTTAACTAATTCAAAACTTACGCAAAAACCCTCTTAAACTCTTATACCTTTGTGTCCTTTGCGGTTTATTCAAAATGCTAAAACCCCACCATTCTCACAACCATCTCCTAAAACTTATCCGTAGCGTCACCCTCATCCTCACTACCCTCAGCTATCAAAGCCTAATATTACTCACCCAAACACCAGCCACAGCCCAAGTCACACCCCAATTATGTGCCACCCCTGGCAAAGACGGCCCCAGCAGTTTAGGCGGCATCATCAACACTTACTACCCTGGTGCGACAAATACAACCGTTGCCGCAGGTTCAACCTCAATTCCTGTCGGTGCAATTAACCCCAACGGTTCTACCACCCCCATTACAGCAGGTGACTTGTTGCTCATCATCCAAATGCAAGGCGCAGATATTAACTCCAGCAACACAGATAGTTACGGTAATGGAGTTTCTGGTGGTGGCAATAATAGCAATGTTAACCTTACTCCCGCCACCACAGGCGCTAGTGGCAACCTCAACAATGCCAACTTCACCGCAGGTAATTACGAATATGTTGTCGCTACCGGGCCAATATCTGGCAGTTCCATCCCCATTCAAGGCATCAATGGCGGAGGATTAATTAATTCCTATAGTAATACCCCATTCGGAACTCAAGGACAAAGAACCTATCAAGTAATTCGCGTACCCCAATATTCCAGTGCCACCATGAGTTCTAGCCTCACCGCCGCACCTTGGAACGGTGCTTCAGGCGGAATTTTAATTTATGACGTTGCAGGTAACTTGAATTTAGCCAGCGCCACGGTAGATGTGAGTGGTATTGGTTTCCGTGGCGGCGCAGGTCGCCAACTACGTGGTGATACTACTGGTAGTCTTACAGATTATGTTACTTTATCCACTACTAATGCCAACGGTTCTAAAGGGGAAGGTACTGCTGGCACACCTCAGTATGTACTGAATTCAGCCACCATCTCAGCCATTGACACTGGTGTTGAAGGCTATCCTGGTGGGAGTTACGGCCGTGGCGCACCTGGTAACGCTGGTGGCGGTAGTACCGATGGTAGACCATCTACCAACGAGCAAAACTCCGGTGGTGGCGGCGGTAGTAATGGAGGTTCGGGCGGTCTAGGCGGTCGTTCTTGGACATCTGGGTTATTTATTGGTGGTTTTGGTGGCGCTAACTTTCCTGCTACCAGCAGTCGTGTTGTCTTGGGTGGTGGAGGTGGTGCTGGTACAACAAATCAGGCAACTAGCGCAACTATAGGTGTTCCGACCAATGGTATTGCTAGTAGTGGTGCTGCTGGTGGCGGTATGGTATTGATTCGTACTGGCAGTGTCAGTGGTACTGGTACTATCAATGCTAATGGAGCCACTGCCTTTGATGTCCGTCAAGATGGTACTGGCGGAGGTGGTGCGGGTGGTAGTGTGGTGGTGATGTCTGCCAATAATAACCTTACTGGTTTAAATGTAAATGCCAGAGGTGGTAACGGTGGTAATGTCAGATTCAGCAGTGCAAGTCAACCATT is part of the Aulosira sp. FACHB-615 genome and encodes:
- a CDS encoding OmpA family protein, translating into MIPKNPLNSLKPSLLPLPSCPLRPLRFVSILLVIIPQIAIAQSSPTALRIIVNSNQDGQIQPDDKLTLREAIALVNGNLPVEKLSNQEKSQVQPSNDNPRIEFNLPPNQTTIQLQQELPPLATPKLIIDGTSQPGYDASRSATAEIAIPQPIVTITPATNQEILRGFTVVADNVQIRGLSIYGFRSLNQGATLTTPPADIFISHRLPPPNTKQQQPPNSNFPFGDKDIPPKGVVIENNWLGITPDEKMPEKTSAFGIYVFNSTGTTIRRNRISYHEGSAIITSVRAENTLMTENIIVGNGIAGMPDAVRLEGVIANSQLQGNLICGNDGAGVYLFKPTGNVKIYDNRITFNGRRLRRAAVYLMGNENQVSDNEIRHQTGPGVAVTAFGTYGSGFGSAIANIIQNNQFSDLEGLSIDLNTQQQLNISDFQRGDGPNPKRNSPNRRLETANGAINAPEFASSQLLLVNGQALISGQADPNTQVQIYRVQGEEKYGPLSEPLTTLTTDEKGNFSVSLTGLRSGERISAIATHLKYGTSEPAYNAVITDPSTKNNSPSPVKNSPPPKCVSAPPQPEPTPQPEPKPEPIRLKVPRIIHFALDKDFISQESSTVLNQVAQVLQQYPFIVIEIEGHTDIRASDAYNLDLGKRRAISARNYLLKQGIAAERMTIRSRGEKQRRTSGNTVIDTARDRRVEIIFKDTRGLEIILEEQEKDLQIEPTS
- a CDS encoding DUF11 domain-containing protein is translated as MLKPHHSHNHLLKLIRSVTLILTTLSYQSLILLTQTPATAQVTPQLCATPGKDGPSSLGGIINTYYPGATNTTVAAGSTSIPVGAINPNGSTTPITAGDLLLIIQMQGADINSSNTDSYGNGVSGGGNNSNVNLTPATTGASGNLNNANFTAGNYEYVVATGPISGSSIPIQGINGGGLINSYSNTPFGTQGQRTYQVIRVPQYSSATMSSSLTAAPWNGASGGILIYDVAGNLNLASATVDVSGIGFRGGAGRQLRGDTTGSLTDYVTLSTTNANGSKGEGTAGTPQYVLNSATISAIDTGVEGYPGGSYGRGAPGNAGGGSTDGRPSTNEQNSGGGGGSNGGSGGLGGRSWTSGLFIGGFGGANFPATSSRVVLGGGGGAGTTNQATSATIGVPTNGIASSGAAGGGMVLIRTGSVSGTGTINANGATAFDVRQDGTGGGGAGGSVVVMSANNNLTGLNVNARGGNGGNVRFSSASQPFDGAHGPGGGGGGGVVFTSSGASVNVTGGQSGTAKDPVDPADPYFGATAGTGGISQGVGTIPGASSGAQCIPQLTITKTTSTPGPIIKPGKATYTITVANAANRATATNIDITDPLPSGFSFDGSVTPTVTLNGGATRTSVTNPTAGATTLNFGSFNIPGGASVQITFTTDVAATVPDGVYNNGATATYLDPTRTTTNGTTSVTYDPATVGEEVAVGSFVPTPILRLRGVKRITNVVRNGLPLSGVNFGSFIDDPNDQNDNAAGWSQLSPVGIINLSSQFTLQSGDEVEYTIYFLADGNQPIQNARFCDPIPTGTTFISNSFASASGILVNLANTTTPRTNAADSDNGSFFSPLAPLSANNVCPNQTNPTGAVVVNFGTLNYTAGSNFGFVRFRVRVD